A section of the Stenotrophomonas acidaminiphila genome encodes:
- a CDS encoding glucan biosynthesis glucosyltransferase H has protein sequence MTAAPGPARDAGIAVLPAESPLSMPVQSLREGRLQGRRQDTSPPNIVLRRLYVFGTTAAMTAVATWMMARVLANGGVNVLEACLLGLFVLLFAWIAFSFVSSLAGLQALLRGRRKLGIHPHAPLPELHSRTALLMPTYNEDPRRMMAGLQAIYESVAATGQLDRFDFFVLSDTTREAIGRAEEQVFARLVEATGGHGRLFYRRRADNAGRKAGNIADWVRRFGGAYPQMLILDADSLMTGEVIVRLASAMERHPGVGLIQSLPAVVGGRTAFARMQQFGGRVYGPVMAYGVAWWHGAESNYWGHNAVIRTRAFAEQAGLPELPGRKPFGGHVLSHDFVEAALMRRGGWAAHMVPYLQGSYEEGPPTLTDLLIRDRRWCQGNLQHSKVVTAAGLHWISRVHMLVGIGHYFTAPMWAMLMLIGMAIPLIHGGIDVAEELHLRLSPAHYWRGLDEQGVLWVFGVTMAVLLAPKAMGYVAMLSSRSERRGCGGALRAFVSMLLETLLAALMAPVVMYVQSRGVAEVLAGKDSGWDAQQRDDGRVSWTALLRSYGGLSVFGLAMGAMAYAVSPSLAAWMAPVVIGMVLAVPVVGLTSSRQIGDWLHRHRLLTIPEESAPPPVLVRAAELRAAAMQAPLSVE, from the coding sequence ATGACCGCTGCGCCGGGTCCGGCGCGCGATGCCGGCATCGCCGTGCTGCCGGCGGAGAGCCCGCTGTCCATGCCGGTGCAGTCGCTGCGCGAGGGGCGTCTGCAGGGGCGCCGGCAGGACACGTCGCCGCCGAACATCGTGCTGCGCCGCCTGTATGTGTTCGGCACTACCGCGGCGATGACGGCGGTAGCCACCTGGATGATGGCGCGGGTCCTGGCCAACGGCGGCGTCAACGTACTCGAAGCCTGCCTGCTGGGCCTGTTCGTGCTGCTGTTCGCCTGGATCGCGTTCTCTTTCGTCAGCAGCCTGGCCGGCCTGCAGGCGCTGCTGCGCGGGCGGCGCAAGCTGGGCATCCACCCGCACGCGCCGCTGCCGGAACTGCACAGCCGCACCGCGCTGCTGATGCCCACCTACAACGAGGACCCGCGGCGGATGATGGCCGGGCTGCAGGCCATCTACGAATCGGTGGCGGCCACCGGCCAGCTCGACCGCTTCGACTTCTTCGTGCTCAGCGACACCACCCGCGAGGCCATCGGCCGCGCCGAGGAACAGGTGTTCGCGCGGCTGGTCGAGGCCACCGGCGGCCACGGCCGGCTGTTCTACCGGCGCCGCGCCGACAACGCCGGGCGCAAGGCGGGCAACATCGCCGACTGGGTGCGCCGCTTCGGTGGCGCGTACCCGCAGATGCTGATCCTGGACGCGGACAGCCTGATGACCGGCGAGGTGATCGTGCGCCTGGCCTCGGCCATGGAAAGACACCCCGGCGTCGGCCTGATCCAGTCGCTGCCGGCGGTGGTCGGCGGACGTACCGCGTTCGCGCGCATGCAGCAGTTCGGCGGCCGCGTCTACGGGCCGGTGATGGCCTACGGCGTGGCCTGGTGGCACGGTGCCGAGAGCAATTACTGGGGCCACAACGCGGTGATCCGCACCCGCGCCTTCGCCGAGCAGGCCGGGCTGCCGGAACTGCCCGGGCGCAAGCCGTTCGGCGGGCATGTGCTCAGCCACGATTTCGTCGAGGCCGCGCTCATGCGCCGCGGTGGCTGGGCGGCGCACATGGTGCCGTACCTGCAGGGCAGCTACGAGGAGGGCCCGCCGACGCTGACCGACCTGCTGATCCGCGACCGCCGCTGGTGCCAGGGCAACCTGCAGCACTCCAAGGTGGTCACCGCCGCCGGGCTGCACTGGATCAGCCGCGTGCACATGCTGGTCGGCATCGGTCACTACTTCACCGCGCCGATGTGGGCGATGCTGATGCTGATCGGCATGGCCATCCCGCTGATCCATGGCGGCATCGACGTGGCCGAGGAGCTGCACCTGCGGCTGTCACCCGCGCATTACTGGCGCGGGCTGGACGAGCAGGGCGTGCTGTGGGTGTTCGGCGTGACCATGGCCGTGCTGCTCGCGCCCAAGGCGATGGGCTACGTGGCCATGCTCAGTTCGCGCAGCGAGCGGCGCGGCTGCGGCGGCGCGCTGCGCGCATTCGTCTCGATGCTGCTGGAAACGCTGCTGGCGGCGCTGATGGCGCCGGTGGTGATGTACGTGCAGTCGCGTGGCGTGGCCGAGGTGCTGGCCGGCAAAGACTCGGGCTGGGACGCACAGCAGCGCGACGACGGCCGGGTCTCCTGGACCGCGCTGCTGCGCAGCTATGGCGGGCTGAGTGTGTTCGGCCTGGCGATGGGGGCGATGGCCTATGCGGTGTCGCCGTCGCTGGCGGCATGGATGGCGCCGGTGGTGATCGGCATGGTGCTGGCGGTACCGGTGGTGGGGCTGACCTCGTCGCGCCAGATTGGCGACTGGTTGCACCGGCACCGGTTGTTGACCATTCCCGAGGAAAGCGCGCCGCCACCGGTGCTTGTGCGCGCGGCCGAGCTGCGCGCGGCGGCGATGCAGGCGCCGCTTTCCGTGGAGTAG
- a CDS encoding succinyl-CoA--3-ketoacid-CoA transferase produces MSDPSTLDGRRGKVVASAAQALDGVVADGQTLAVGGFGLCGIPEALIAALRDSGVTGLTVISNNAGVDGFGLGQLLETRQIRKMISSYVGENKEFERQFLAGELELEFNPQGTLAERLRAGGAGIPAFFTATGYGTVVAEGKETREFDGKHYVMETALKADVSLVKAWKADAAGNLVFRKTARNFNPACAMAGKVCVVEVEEIVPVGAIDPDQVHLPGIYVDRIVLNATPEKRIEQRTVRQEEN; encoded by the coding sequence ATGAGCGATCCTTCAACCCTGGACGGGCGGCGCGGCAAGGTGGTGGCCAGCGCGGCCCAGGCGCTGGACGGCGTGGTCGCCGACGGCCAGACCCTGGCGGTCGGCGGCTTCGGCCTGTGCGGCATTCCCGAAGCGCTGATCGCGGCGCTGCGCGATTCCGGCGTGACCGGCCTGACCGTGATCTCCAACAATGCCGGCGTCGATGGCTTCGGCCTCGGCCAGCTGCTGGAAACCCGCCAGATCCGCAAGATGATTTCGTCCTACGTGGGCGAAAACAAGGAGTTCGAGCGGCAGTTCCTGGCCGGCGAGCTGGAGCTGGAGTTCAACCCGCAGGGCACCCTGGCCGAGCGCCTGCGCGCCGGCGGCGCGGGCATCCCGGCGTTCTTCACCGCCACCGGCTACGGCACCGTGGTGGCCGAAGGCAAGGAAACCCGCGAGTTCGACGGCAAGCATTACGTGATGGAGACCGCGCTCAAGGCGGACGTCTCGCTGGTCAAGGCATGGAAGGCCGACGCGGCCGGCAACCTGGTGTTCCGCAAGACCGCGCGCAACTTCAATCCGGCCTGCGCCATGGCCGGCAAGGTCTGCGTGGTGGAAGTGGAGGAGATCGTGCCGGTGGGCGCCATCGACCCCGACCAGGTGCACCTGCCGGGCATCTATGTCGACCGCATCGTGTTGAACGCGACGCCGGAAAAGCGCATCGAACAGCGCACCGTGCGTCAGGAGGAGAACTGA
- a CDS encoding carboxylesterase: MLETVEQETGASPEWSVIWLHGLGADGHDFAPIVPELVRPHWPAIRFVFPHAPKRPVSINNGMPMRAWYDIVSLDFRSRADAAGVAESVAQVEALIAREQARGIARERILLAGFSQGGAITLSAGLRQQAPLAGLVALSTYLPEVDAAAAQLVQGATAQPVFMAHGSADPVIPVQVAEHSLQVLQGLGFGVEWHRYAMAHQVCAEEIQALGDWLQARFARG, encoded by the coding sequence ATGCTGGAAACGGTGGAACAGGAAACCGGCGCTTCGCCGGAATGGTCGGTGATCTGGCTGCACGGGCTGGGCGCCGATGGCCATGACTTCGCGCCGATCGTGCCGGAGCTGGTGCGGCCGCACTGGCCGGCGATCCGCTTCGTGTTCCCGCATGCGCCCAAGCGCCCGGTCAGCATCAACAACGGCATGCCGATGCGTGCGTGGTACGACATCGTCAGCCTGGATTTCCGCAGCCGTGCCGATGCGGCCGGCGTGGCCGAGTCCGTGGCCCAGGTCGAGGCGCTGATCGCGCGCGAGCAGGCGCGTGGCATCGCCCGCGAGCGCATCCTGCTGGCCGGGTTCTCGCAGGGCGGCGCCATCACCCTGTCCGCCGGCCTGCGCCAGCAGGCGCCGCTGGCCGGGCTGGTCGCGCTGTCGACCTACCTGCCGGAGGTGGATGCCGCCGCCGCGCAGCTTGTGCAAGGCGCCACCGCGCAGCCGGTATTCATGGCCCACGGCAGCGCCGACCCGGTGATCCCGGTGCAGGTCGCCGAACACAGCCTGCAGGTGCTCCAGGGGTTGGGGTTCGGGGTGGAATGGCATCGCTATGCGATGGCCCACCAGGTCTGCGCCGAGGAAATCCAGGCCTTGGGCGACTGGCTGCAGGCGCGGTTCGCACGCGGCTGA